ATTCAGGCAGATTATTTTCCCAATCTTCGATACGTTCTGCAACTAAACTCTCACCTTGACCATACGTTAAAATAGTTTTATGTATGATATAAGGGCGTTTATACTCGCGAACTATTTTTGGAATTATTTCTTCTTCAATCAGGTATTTCATTTCATACGGAACTCCCGGAAGCGAAATAAATACGGTATTTTCTTTCTTCATCCACATTCCCGGTGCTGTTCCCACTTTGTTATGCAAAACGGTACATTTTGATGGCACCAGAGCCTGATCTTTATTTAATTGCGAAATTGGGCGTTTGTAAAAACCTTCGATCAACTCGGTCACGTGCGCTAAAACTTCTGGATTCACGACTAGTTCATCATCAAAGTATTCGCAAAACGTTTTCTTGGTAACATCATCTTTTGTTGGCCCTAAACCACCCGTTACAATTACAACATCGACTTTGTTTTGCAATTGCGCAAATGTATCTAAAATGTGTTTTTTATCATCGCTTATCGAAATCATCTCATGAACTTCAACACCGATTCGGTCTAGGGATTTTGCGATAAAACCTGAGTTTGTATCTACAATTTGACCTATTAAAATTTCATCTCCAATAGTAATGATAGTTGCTTTCATAGCTGTGGAATATATTTACTTACGACATTGTAAGTTATTATTATAAAGAAGGTTGTTGTCGCAACGATTTTGCGTGAGGGGTAGAAACGGCATCCTTTTGTGACAAACGACAAATGCTCACTTAACGAAGTTTTCCGGAACAAAAGATATAGTGAATAACCCGACTCTATTTTTGACCTAAATTAAAAAAGGACAAAAATAGAGTCACGCCCATATCTTACAAATCAAAGTCTTTCTTGATTTCTTTTATTGCCTCTTTTACCTGCAATTTAATACTCTTAAAAGTTTCGACAATTTCTTTTTTCTTGCCTTCTGCTTTTGTCCAGGCTTCAACTTGCAGGATTTCTTCAAATGCTACATTTAACCCCATTAGATCTAATGTAGGTTTAATTTTGTGAGCATAAGAATAAGCATACTTATGATCCTTTTTCCTGATTCCTTCTTTTATTTGTTTTAAATCTTCAGGGACTTCGGTAACAAATAATTTGAGAATTTCATTTACAAATTCAGGATCATTATCTGAAAGCGCATATACTTTCGAAAGGTTGTACTTTAAAGCCATTATTTTACTTGTATTCTGAATAATTTTTTATCTTCTAAAAAGCCTTCTAAAACATCGTTTGGTTTAACCACAGCAACACCTTCCGGCGTTCCTGTAAAAATGATATCGCCTATTTTTAATGTAAAATATTGCGAAACATACGAAATCAGCTCATCAATTTTCCAAAGCATTAAGCTTGTATTTCCTTTTTGAACTGTTTGAGAATTATTTGTTAACTCAAATGTAAGATTTTCCATCGAAACAAAATCGCTTTTGGGTAAAAAATCTCCAATAACAGCAGAGCCATCAAACGCTTTTGCTTTCTCCCAAGGCAATCCTTTTGCTTTTAATTTATCTTGTAAATCTCTGGCTGTAAAATCTATACCTACACTTATTTCATCATAATACTTATGAGCAAATTTAGGTTCGATATACTTTCCTACTTTACTAATTTTAACAATTATCTCAATTTCGTGATGAATTTCTTCAGAAAATTCTGGAATTACAAACGGATGTTGCTTTAACAAAACTGCTGAATCCGGTTTCATAAAAATCACCGGTTCTGTTGGACGTTCGTTTTTTAATTCCTCAATATGATTGGTATAGTTTCTACCGATACAAATAATCTTCATTCTTTTTAAAGGTACTGAGGTTCTAAGTTGCTGAGATTCTAAGAAATCAAGCTTAAAAACTTAGAACCTTAGAACCTCAGCGACTCAGAACCTTATTTCGTATTTAACTTTCTTAATTTTATTGCTGTCAAGACTTTCTTGGTATACAAAGGAAAATCGGCATTTTGAATCCAGCTAAAATATCCGGGTTCTGTCTCTAATACCTTATCAACTTTTGCTCCTTTATGTTTTCCGAAAGTAAAAATCTCTTCGTTGTCTTTATCAAAAGCAATCATTCCTGCAAAATCAGCGATTTTTTTACGAGTTGTAAATTCAGATAATGATTTCATATCATTTTCTAATTCCGGATAACGATCCAATTGCGCTTTTAGGATTTCATAAGTCGCCATTGTATCTGCTTCTGCTGAGTGAGCATTTTCGAGACTTTTTCCGCAATAAAATTTCAATGCAGCACTCAAAGTACGCTCTTCCATTTTATGAAAAATAGTCTGCACATCTACTGAAACTTTATTTTTCATATCAAAATCAACTCCAGCACGAAGCAATTCTTCAGCCAGCAACGGAATATCAAAACGATCTGAATTAAATCCGCCCAAATCACTATCCTTCATCATATTATAGACTTGCGGAGCCAACTCTGCAAAAGTAGGCTCGTTTGCTACTTTCTCGTCTGTGATGCCATGAACAGCGGTTGTTTGCGGTGGAATTGGAATCGTTGGATTCACCAACCATGTTTTACTTTCTTTATTTCCGTTTGGAAAAACTTTGAATATCGAAATTTCTACAATTCGATCTTTACCGATATCAATCCCGGTTGTTTCAAGATCAAAAAAGCAAATTGGTTTGTTGAGTTTGAGTTCCATTTTTAATTTTTATAAGTTTACAAATGTAATTTTTAAAGCCGAATTTCCTCTTTTATTCTTGATTTTTTTAAACAAAAAAGAAGGCAATTTCGACATTTTAACGTTTAAATTTATTCTCAAAGAAGACTGTTCTCCTTTTCTTTAACCTTTTCTTACAAAACAAAAAACCCGAGAAATTTTAATAATTCCTCGGGTTCTATTTTATATTTATGATGTTTTTAGAAATCTCTGTCTACATCAAAAGCTTCTAAATATTCAGCTACTCTTTTCACGAAACTTCCACCTAAAGCTCCATCAACAACTCTATGATCGTAAGAGTGTGATAAGAACATTTTTTGACGAATTCCGATAAAATCACCATCCGGAGTTTCAATAACTGCCGGCACTTTACGAATTGCACCCAGAGCCAGAATCCCAACTTGAGGCTGATTAATAATTGGTGTTCCAAAAACGCTGCCAAAAGTACCTACGTTTGTTACAGTATAAGTTCCGCCTTGCGTATCGTCCGGTTTTAGTTTTCCGGCTTTTGCGCGGTTTCCTAAATCGTTAACCGCTTTTGCCATTCCAACAAGGTTTAACTGATCTGCATTTTTAATTACCGGAACAATTAAATTTCCGTTTGGTAAAGCTGCAGCCATTCCTAAATTTATATTTTTCTTTTTGATGATATAATCACCATCAACAGAAATATTCATTCCAGGGAAATCTTTTAGTGCTTTTGCAACCGCTTCCATCATAATTGGCGTAAAAGTCAACTTCTCACCTTCTCTTTTCTCGAAAGCAGTTTTAACTTTATCTCTCCATTTTACAATGTTCGTTACATCAACTTCAATAAACGACTGAACGTGAGCCGAAGTTTGTACTGAAGCCACCATATATCCTGAAATCAGTTTACGCATTCTGTCCATTTCGATGATTTCATCACCTCCATTTATAGAAACCGGAACTGCTTGTTGGCTTTTTTGAACCGGAGCTACTACTGGTTCTGCTGCTCTTGGAGCAGGAACTAGAGTTTTTGGAGCTTCTACAACACCTGATTTACGGTTTTCAATATATTTTAAGATATCTTCTTTTGTTACGCGGCCATCTTTTCCTGAACCTGCAATGCTTTCTAATTCAGCAACCGAAATACCTTCTTCCTTTGCGATATTTTTTACCAATGGAGAAAAGAATTTATCTGATCCAGAGAAATCTTGCGGAGCAGAAACAACTTCTTTTGCAGTTTCAATTGTTTTTTCGATTTCAGCAACTTCTGCAGGAGCAGCAACTTCATCAGTTTTTGCAACCGGTGAGTCACCTTCTGTTTCAATAATCGCAATGGTTTGTCCTACCTGAACTAAATCATCTTTACCGAACAATTGTTCGATCAAAATCCCTGATACCTCGCTTGGCACTTCACTATCAACCTTATCAGTTGCAATTTCCAGTACTGCTTCATCAGCTTCAATTTTGTCTCCAACTTCTTTCAACCAGTTTGTAATGGTTGCTTCAGCGACACTTTCTCCCATTTTAGGAAGCTTTAATTCAAATCTTGCCATATTGTTAATCTAAAGGATGATTTTGATTTTCTGATTGCGAAATTACTGAATATTTTAAATATAAATTACACTTAATATAATTTTTTACTCAATTTTTATAATTTGCCCCCTGTCATCTCGAGAATTGCTTCCAATAATAAAATTGGTGTTTTTGGGGAAAATCTTAAAAGTAATGTTCTTATCTTTAAGAGTTTCTATGATTTTGATACATTTTTTGAATGAAACATACTGATTATCCAAAATAATCTCCCCTCTTTTACCCTTAAAAACCAGCCACGAATTTACCATTTTTTCTTTTTTGAAATCTAAAAAGTACACTTTATTTTTTAAAATAGAAGGTAATTTTTCAGACAAAATTCTATTTGAAGAATAAAAAACGACACTTTCGGGCAAAGGTTTTGACTTAACTTTTCCCTGAAACATTTTTACAAAAGAGAAAAACCAAATTCCGATTTGAATAAAAAAAGTAAAGAACCATGATTTCTTAAAATGCTTTTGATAAAAGAAATTCATTGCTTCCTGAAAACGTTTCATGTATTTTTCGTCTTTTACCGTACTTTCTCCTTTATAATGTAAAACGGTTGTTTCATGAAAATAATAATTTGCTTTTTGCTTTTGCAAAACACGATACGACAAATCAATATCATCTGCATACATAAAACAATCTTCGTCAAAGCCTTCTAATTCCTGATATAAATCGCGTTTTAAAAACATAAAAGCTCCCACCAAAATAGCAACTTTTCCCGTTTCATTTTCGCTTAAATGCTGTGCATAATATTGATTGAAAAGATAGGTGTTTGGAAAAGCCTTATACAAACCTAAAATCTTTGTAAAAGCAACCCAAGGCGTTGGAACTCCACGTTTGCTTTCCGGCAGAAAGTTTCCTGTTCCGTCAATTAATTTGCAGCCTACAATTCCTAAATCTGTTTGCCTTTCGGCGAAAGCCAAAATCTTTGTAAACGTATCTTCAGCAACAACTGTATCGGGATTTAGTATACAAACATATTTTCCACGAGCTTGCGCAACTCCAATATTATTTCCTTTTGGGAAACCAAAATTGTCATTATTCTGAATCAGCTTTACTGTTGGAAATTTATTTTGCATCATCAAACAACTCTCATCTGACGAATTATTATCGACGACAATAATTTCGGCATCAAGTGTCGAAACCGCTTCCTGAACACTTAAAACACATTGTTCCAGAAAGTAACGCACATTATAATTAAGAATAATTACTGATAATTGCATGAAAAATAAACTGATTGATTTTTTGGGAAGTTAGAAATTTTCGGCCAAACCTAATCGTAAAGACCAATCGTTTTTACTAACTCCAAAATCCAGCACCAAATTACTGTTGTTTTGTTTGTTCCATTTAATGCGCAAACCGGCTCCTGCTGCAGGATTCCATTTTTTAAAATCGTAGGTATCCAATTTTGAAACTGAAGAAACATTGGTAAAAAATACGACTCCCCAAAATCCGTTTTTAGAAATATCTGTTCGATATTCCGTCTCAAAATACATCAATGCATTGCTTCGGAATCTATTTCTGGTAAAACCACGACCCGTTTTACCATCCCGATCCCAACCAATACTTGGTAAATCGAGATAATGAGGTTTTCCGCCAAAAATAGACCAATAAAAGGCTCTGTAAGCCAAAACTCTGTGTTTCTCTTTGCTAAATGAATGATATTTTCGGGCATCAAAATAAATAGAATTCCATTTTTCACCATCTACTCCACTTGTATTCATTCTATAATCTGCTTCTACATATATACCTTGCTCGGGATTTACGTTATTTTTCCTGGAATCGTACAAACCTTGAATTGCAACTCCAAAAGAAGTTTTATCAGAGAAATCTCCATTCATATATTTGTAATAATCGGTTTCGCCATCAATATACGATTGCTCTGAAATATTTTGATAGTTATCATACAGCAACCCCAATCCCAACCGAAAATTTCCAATAATTTTTCTGGTCGCAAATTGATAAAAACGCCATTGCTGATAATCTAACGTAGACATTTTTTTATCTGTATTGTGTCCGCCTAAACCATAAGTATCTTGCGGGTAAATCATATAACGATAATCTCCGATAAAATTCCAATTATCGTCTTTTGTATAAATGTAAGACTGAACAGGAAAAACATATTGTTTGGTAAAACTGAAATAAGGCGAAAAAGAAACCTGAGACATTTTGGTCGTATTACGGTCGCCGAGGTAAAATGTGGTTAAAAAAGAAACCACTAATCCTGCATTTTTATTTGCATCAATAGGAACCGGAAGCAATGAAAAAGCTATTTTTTTATCTGGATTTATTCTTACTGAATCATTTTTATGAAAAAGCTTATACAGTACATCTAATATATCCTTTTTGTTCTCATTCGAAATTGTATCATTTTGCGAATAACAAAATGGTATCTGAAAAAAGAAAAACAAAACGACTAGGTATTTCATATTTTTCATTTCATGTTGTTGTTTTTTTTTAGAGATAACTTCTTACAAATTTAGAATTTAATTTAAAACGGATGTCTATTTTAAAAAGAATAAAAAAAAGAAAAACTGAAACGGAGAATAAAAAAGTATATTTTTGATTTTGAACCAAAATAGTCTTCCATGAAAAACAGAATTCTGATCCTAATTGATTCATTTCTCTTGCTATTGACAATCCTTTTTACATCAGGTTTTGCTACTATCCAAAATCATTTAGATTCAGATAGAAATCTTGTAAAATCTTCTATCTGGTATATTGCCGGTCCAGCCAAAGAAAATCAGAAAACCATTAATGCAATTCGAAAAAAAGAAAGAATTATTAGGGTAACCGCAAAAGACAATCCGGTGGGAGAAATAGAGTTAAATGTCATGATTACTGCCTCAGATTCTAATGATGGTGCTCCAACAAATTTATCAGATAATTCCAAGTTTGTAAGCATAACTTATAAATCATCACATCTTATAAAATTGCAAGCCAGAGAGGGAAATGAAGAAGGAACTGGCTGCGTACATGGCGGATCGCATCCGAGAGTTGATATTCAGGCTTCACCAAAAAAATTCTTAACAATCAAAATTCCCTGGTCTGATTTTAAGCAAGACGGATTACCAAATGGAAAACTTTTAAATATTCATAATCTCTGTAAATTCAATTTTGTGAATTACAATCCGGTTTCAGGAGCATTTTTAGAAATAAAATCAGTTATAGTCCAAAATTAAAAACATGAAGACAAGGCCTTTATTTATACTTTTCGTTGTGGTATTACTTTCAAATTTTGGCTATAGCCAAAATAAATCTGCTGTTTCAAAAATTGACATTAATGGCGTTTGGGAAGATATAAATCCAGGTGTTCAAAATGCAGTTGCTATTATATCTGAACAAAACGGAAAAATTAATTTCTCGC
Above is a genomic segment from uncultured Flavobacterium sp. containing:
- a CDS encoding Hpt domain-containing protein, whose translation is MALKYNLSKVYALSDNDPEFVNEILKLFVTEVPEDLKQIKEGIRKKDHKYAYSYAHKIKPTLDLMGLNVAFEEILQVEAWTKAEGKKKEIVETFKSIKLQVKEAIKEIKKDFDL
- a CDS encoding fumarylacetoacetate hydrolase family protein; this encodes MKIICIGRNYTNHIEELKNERPTEPVIFMKPDSAVLLKQHPFVIPEFSEEIHHEIEIIVKISKVGKYIEPKFAHKYYDEISVGIDFTARDLQDKLKAKGLPWEKAKAFDGSAVIGDFLPKSDFVSMENLTFELTNNSQTVQKGNTSLMLWKIDELISYVSQYFTLKIGDIIFTGTPEGVAVVKPNDVLEGFLEDKKLFRIQVK
- a CDS encoding 3'-5' exonuclease; the encoded protein is MELKLNKPICFFDLETTGIDIGKDRIVEISIFKVFPNGNKESKTWLVNPTIPIPPQTTAVHGITDEKVANEPTFAELAPQVYNMMKDSDLGGFNSDRFDIPLLAEELLRAGVDFDMKNKVSVDVQTIFHKMEERTLSAALKFYCGKSLENAHSAEADTMATYEILKAQLDRYPELENDMKSLSEFTTRKKIADFAGMIAFDKDNEEIFTFGKHKGAKVDKVLETEPGYFSWIQNADFPLYTKKVLTAIKLRKLNTK
- a CDS encoding dihydrolipoamide acetyltransferase family protein; its protein translation is MARFELKLPKMGESVAEATITNWLKEVGDKIEADEAVLEIATDKVDSEVPSEVSGILIEQLFGKDDLVQVGQTIAIIETEGDSPVAKTDEVAAPAEVAEIEKTIETAKEVVSAPQDFSGSDKFFSPLVKNIAKEEGISVAELESIAGSGKDGRVTKEDILKYIENRKSGVVEAPKTLVPAPRAAEPVVAPVQKSQQAVPVSINGGDEIIEMDRMRKLISGYMVASVQTSAHVQSFIEVDVTNIVKWRDKVKTAFEKREGEKLTFTPIMMEAVAKALKDFPGMNISVDGDYIIKKKNINLGMAAALPNGNLIVPVIKNADQLNLVGMAKAVNDLGNRAKAGKLKPDDTQGGTYTVTNVGTFGSVFGTPIINQPQVGILALGAIRKVPAVIETPDGDFIGIRQKMFLSHSYDHRVVDGALGGSFVKRVAEYLEAFDVDRDF
- a CDS encoding glycosyltransferase family 2 protein — its product is MQLSVIILNYNVRYFLEQCVLSVQEAVSTLDAEIIVVDNNSSDESCLMMQNKFPTVKLIQNNDNFGFPKGNNIGVAQARGKYVCILNPDTVVAEDTFTKILAFAERQTDLGIVGCKLIDGTGNFLPESKRGVPTPWVAFTKILGLYKAFPNTYLFNQYYAQHLSENETGKVAILVGAFMFLKRDLYQELEGFDEDCFMYADDIDLSYRVLQKQKANYYFHETTVLHYKGESTVKDEKYMKRFQEAMNFFYQKHFKKSWFFTFFIQIGIWFFSFVKMFQGKVKSKPLPESVVFYSSNRILSEKLPSILKNKVYFLDFKKEKMVNSWLVFKGKRGEIILDNQYVSFKKCIKIIETLKDKNITFKIFPKNTNFIIGSNSRDDRGQIIKIE